ACAGCAGCTTCGCCTGTACCCCCACGGGGGCCGCCGATCCGCGCACCGACTGGCGGGCCAGCTCGGCCAGCTCCTCGTCGGTGAAGCCGTGGTGGCGGCGCACCAGCTCGTACTGGGCGGCCAGCCGCGAACCGAACAGCAGGGGATCGTCCGCTCCCAGCGCCATCGGCACGCCCGCGTCGAACAGCGTGCGCAAGGGGACATCGGCGGGCTTCTCGTAGACACCGAGGGCCACATTGGACGACGGGCACACCTCGCAGGTGATCTGCCGCTCGGCGAGCCTGCGCAGCAGCCGGGGGTCCTCGGCGGCCCGCACACCGTGGCCGATCCGCGAGGCGTCCAGGTCGTCGAGGCAGTCGCGCACGCTGGAGGGCCCCGAAAGCTCCCCGCCGTGCGGAGCCGCCAGCAGCCCGCCGTCCCGGGCGATGGCGAAGGCCCGGTCGAAGTCACGGGCCATCCCGCGCCGCTCGTCGTTGGAGAGCCCGAAGCCGACGACGCCCCGGTCGGCGTACCGCACGGCGAGCCGGGCCAGCGTGCGGGCGTCCAGCGGGTGCTTCATCCGGTTGGCGGCGATCACCACGCGCATGTCCAGGCCGGTGTCCCGGGAGGCGCTGTCCACGGCGTCCAGGATGATCTCGATGGCCGGGATCAGCCCGCCGAGCAGCGGGGCGTACGAGGTGGGGTCGACCTGGATCTCCAGCCAGCCGGAGCCGTCCGCGACATCCTCCTGGGCGCTCTCGCGCACCAGGCGCTGGATGTCCTCGGGGGACCGCAGGCAGGACCGGGCGATGTCGTAGAGCCGCTGGAAACGGAACCAGCCGCGCTCGTCGGTCGCCCGCAGTTTCGGCGGCTCGCCGCCGGTCAGGGCGTCGGGGAGATGGACCCCGTACTTGTCGGCGAGTTCCAGCAGGGTGGTGGGCCGCATCGACCCGGTGAAGTGCAGGTGCAGGTGGGCCTTGGGCAACAGACGTACATCACGCTCCATCGGAAGATCCTGCCGCACGGGCGGGCCGGAGC
This sequence is a window from Streptomyces parvus. Protein-coding genes within it:
- a CDS encoding adenosine deaminase, translating into MERDVRLLPKAHLHLHFTGSMRPTTLLELADKYGVHLPDALTGGEPPKLRATDERGWFRFQRLYDIARSCLRSPEDIQRLVRESAQEDVADGSGWLEIQVDPTSYAPLLGGLIPAIEIILDAVDSASRDTGLDMRVVIAANRMKHPLDARTLARLAVRYADRGVVGFGLSNDERRGMARDFDRAFAIARDGGLLAAPHGGELSGPSSVRDCLDDLDASRIGHGVRAAEDPRLLRRLAERQITCEVCPSSNVALGVYEKPADVPLRTLFDAGVPMALGADDPLLFGSRLAAQYELVRRHHGFTDEELAELARQSVRGSAAPVGVQAKLLSGIDDWLAN